ACGGGCGGTAGGCATCAAAAATGTATCGGTGAATGAACCCCATTTCCAGGGCCACTTTCCAGGACAGCCTGTTATGCCGGGTGTCCTGATTCTGGAGGCGATCGCCCAGGTGGGGGGGATTATTGCCGTACAGATGCCGGAAATGGGCGGTGGCTTGTTTGTCTTTGCTGGGATTGACAAGGCGCGGTTTCGGCGTCCTGTTGTTCCTGGCGATCAGTTAATCATGACCGTTGAGTTGCTGGCAGTGAAACATCGACGCTTTTGTAAGATTTACGGCAAGGCAGAAGTCGATGGTCAGTTAGCAGCGGATGGTGAAATGATGTTTTCATTAGTTGCCCAGTAGGGATGAGCGCGGAGACGTGAGTTGACCCCTCCTCAGATGCCAGCAGCAATTCACCCCACAGCGGTTATTCATCCCGGTGCCGAGCTACACCCCACGGTGCGGGTGGGTGCCTATGCCGTCATTGGCCCCCAGGTAAAAATTGGGGCTGATACGGTGATTGATTCCCATGTGGTCATCGATGGCGATACGGTGATTGGCGATCGCAATCATATTTTTGTAGGGGCCGCGATCGGTCTTGATTCCCAGGATCTGAAATACACGGGAGAACCCAGCCAGGTGCGGATTGGCAACGACAACCGGATTCGGGAATATGTGACGATCAATCGGGCCAATCAAGCGGGCAAGGCAACCCAGATTGGGAATCAGAATTTGATCATGGCTTATGTGCATATTGCCCATGATTGTGTGGTCGGTGATCGCGTGGTCATTGCTAATGCGGTGTCGGTAGGTGGCCATGTGGTGATCGAATCCCAGGCCGTGATTGGCGGTATGGTGGGGATTCACCAGTTTGTTCAGATTGGGCGTTTGGCGATGGTGGGAGCGATGAGCCGCATTGATCGGGATGTGCCGCCATTTGTGCTGGTGGAAGGGCATCCCGCACGGGTCCGATCGCTGAATCTGGTGGGCTTAAAGCGATCGGGTTTGATGACTGAGGCCAATGGGCAGCCCTTTCGCGCCCTGAAAAAAGCCTTTCGACTGCTTTACCGATCGGGTCTTTCCTTCTCGGAAGCCTTAGCCCAGGTTGAATTGCTGGGAGACTACGATTGTATTCAGCACCTGCACCACTTTTTGCAATTTTCCCGGTGCGAAGGACGGCGGGGGCTGATTCCGGGTAAGGGGGCCACGCTTGAAGACGGTTGAGGACCTGGATGTTTGGGATGTTTGGGTAAACATCCCAATTGCCGGGGGGACGGGTTGCATGGCCCTCCCTCACTCGCTCACCAGGATTGCGGCTCTGGATAGACTCGCCCTTGGGGTGTGCGGAATTTTCTGACACGGCCTGTCAGATCAGAGGGGCGGCGGCGGGCATACTAACCGCAGTGAGTGCGAACGCACCGAGACTATGTTTGAGTCCCGTTCCTATCCCCATGCTAATAACGGATCACCGCTAACTCCTGTGCCCTGGCTGCCTGACATTCGCGCCCCTCAACGCTGGTCCTGCTCACCGTTACAGCGGCAACGGTGGCTGCATGGTCTGGCCCTGCTCCTAAGCGATGCGATCGCCCTGGCGGTGGCTTGGCGTATTGCTGCCCACCTCAACCAGTTTTATTCCCCCATTCCGGCTCAGTTAGTCTGGTGGGTGTGGTGGGGGTTACCCAGTTTATTTTGGGTGTTTGCGGCAACGGTGCTGTTGGTGTTGGCTTGGAACGGGTTGTATAGCACCACCGGGCAATGGAAAAACTTTCTACGTGCTGGCCAGTTAGTCAGCTATGTGTACTTAGCCTCCCTGGTCGTTTCCTATTTCTATGATCCGTTGATCGATCCGCCGCGATCGCTCTTCTTTAGTGCCTGGTTTGCCAGTGTCCTGCTGGTGGTTGGGTTTCGCCTGCTGACCACACTCGGCCTACGGCAAGTCGAGCAAAGTCAACCGGTTGCGGTCTTTTTAATTGCCCCTCGTGAGCGTCTAGCTCCCCTGACCCAGACCCTGCAGCGACGCGCCCACTACCGCGTGGTGGGTACCGCTCTCCCAGAACAGGTCCATACGGCTACGACGGCCCAGGCAATTTTAGCAACCCAGGCCCAAGAAGTGCTTGCGGAAGGGTTGCCGGAAGCAGATTTAGCCTCGTCGCTGTACTGGCAATTGCGGCGGGTGGGTGTGAATCTACGACTCCTGCCCACCAGCCTGAGTATGCTGCACCGCCGGGGGGAACCGGAGGTTCTAGCAGGGTTACCCACATTGAAGGTCGAAGCTCCCCTCTTCAGTGGCTTGGACTATCAACTCAAACGGTGTATCGATTTTTGGGGCGCACTCTTGGGATTAATACTCCTGGCTCCCCTCTTCCTGGGGGTGGCGATCGCGATTAAGCTCACCTCATCAGGGCCAGTCTTCTTTCGGCAGGAGCGGATGGGGCTGCATGGGAAAATCTTTCAGATGTGGAAGTTTCGCACCATGACCGTCGATGCTCCCCAACTGCAGGACCAGCTAGAGAGCCTGAACCAGAGCCAGGATGGCATTATGTTCAAAATCAAGCATGACCCCCGGGTGACGGTGATCGGACGTTGGTTGCGCCACACCAGCATTGATGAACTCCCCCAATTGATCAATGTTCTGCGAGGCGAGATGAGCCTAGTCGGTCCTCGGCCCTTACCCCTCCGCGATATCCAGCGCTTTGCCCCCTGGCACCACACACGCCACCAGGTCTTACCCGGCATTACCGGACTGTGGCAGGTATCGGGGCGATCAGATATTGATACCTTTGATGATGCGGTACGGCTGGATCTGTATTACATAGACAACTGGTCGCTGAACCTGGACCTGGACATTTTGCTAGAAACCTGTCGCATTATCCTGTTTGGCCGGGGCGCTTATTAGCACGCCTATTAACCTGGGGGGAACCGAAAAATAGTATGATGACGGGGGCAAAGCTTGTGGTAAAGCGTCGGTGATTATGTTGGCCACCGTACTTTACCACCGGTCTACGATTGAATGCGGGAGTATCGCTCGGTGATGAAAGATATCTGGGCTGGGATTGCCGCTCGACGCCTCTTACCCCTGCTATTTGTGGTCATGTTCGGACTTAGCTTTGGCCTCATCGGTTGCCAAAAGGCTGCGTCTGTAAGTCTGCCCGTGGCCAGTCAACCTAGCCCGGTGAAGTTGGGGGGACGTCTATTGGAAGTGGCTCCCCCGGCAGCGATTCAAAGTCTGCGGCAAACACTGGACGTGTACCAACCCCAGGTGGCGATCGTCAGTCCCCGCCCTGATGAGGTGCTGTCTGCAACAACGGTCAATGTTCGCTTCCAGGTCCGCGATTTGCCGATTTTTAAGGATGAGGCTTTAGGCTTGGGTCCCCATCTCCACGTCATTCTAGACAATCAACCCTATCAATCTGTCTACGATCTGGATCAGCCGCTGGTCTTCAAGGATCTCGAACCGGGTACCCATACCCTGCGGGTTTTTGCTGTTCGTCCTTGGCACGAAAGTTTTAAGAACGATGGGGCCTATGCACAAGTGACGTTCCATGTGCTGACGCAGACGGCCACCAATCACCCCGATCCCAAGCTGCCAGTGTTGACCTATAGTTCTCCCCAGGGGCGCTATGGGGCTGAGCCGATTTTGCTCGATTTCTACCTGACCAACGCACCGCTGCATCTGGTAGCCGCTGAAGATGACCTGAGTAATTGGCGGATTCGCTGCACGATTAATGGTGAAAGTTTTGTCTTAGAAGACTGGCAGCCGGTTTACCTCAAGGGGTTCAAGCGCGGTGATAACTGGGTTAAGCTGGAGTTCCTCAACAATCGCGGGGAACTGGTCCTGAATGCTTTTAATAATCCGGTACGGCTAATCCAGTATGAACCGGGAGGCAAAGATCCCCTATCACGCTTGATGCGTGGCGAACTCTCGGCCAGCGCAGCCCAGGGGATTGTGACCCCAACTCCGACCAAACCGGCCATGCAACCGGCAGCCCCCCAACCGGCAGCAACACCCCCCCCCACAGCCCCCCCGAAACTGATTGCGCCACCTCAACCCAGTCCCCCTCCTGCGACTGCTGACACGGCCCCTCCCAAGTCGGCTGCGATCCAACCGGCCCCAGTGCCCATGGAGTCTCCTGCCCCAGCCGCACCAACAGGAGAGGGAGTTCCTAACCGCGAAGTGGTGCCACCTGCTGCTGCCCCGGTGCCCAGTGTTCCCCCTACGCCAATGCCCAAAGGGGATAGCGACGGTCCTATCCCTACGGCTGAATCTCCTAAGCCCGATGACCTCCAACCGGCACTTGAGGAACAACCGGCAGCCCGCTCCTCACCAGCGCTGGCCCCCGCGCCAACAGCGCCAACAGCGACGCCCTCGCCAACGCCAACCCCCGCGCCAACCTTGGATCAAGGGCCAACTGCGTCGGAGACGGTACCTAGCCCGTCCTCAGCAACCTTGCCGTCAACCCGTCCGCCAGAGGATACCCCTACGGCCACACCGCCAGTGGCTTCCCAAACGGCCACGTCACCGGTTACTAAGGTGAATCAGTGGTTAGAGCGGTTGCGCGATCGTCGCCAATCGCCTGCTCTAGGGGGAACACCCCCGCCCTCAGCCCCGATCGCTGCTCCCGTGACGCCCCCTGCCCCTACTGCGGAGGTTACCGATGCGACATCGGGGCAGTCCGGCAGGGAAGAAACAGGGCCAATTGAAGCGGCTCCTGTCTTACCGGCAGCGCCCGCTACGGTGTCATCCCCTCCACCCAGTGCGGGGGCAGCGATCGCACCGTGATAGCTGTCGGTGGGATCGGGTAGACTGTTACCGAGCTTAGTTGCGGTCCAGACAGCCCCCTAGTGGGGTTGATCGGCATAGGGATGGCTAGTCCTATGTGCACGGGGCGATCGCTGAGCGGCTGACAACTTTGCCGGTAACATTCCTGGCTGCCCCTTCTGCAGGAAGAAGAGAAATAAGCCTATGTCAACCTCAAAACGTCCCCGTTTGTTGCCCCCGTGGTTACAGCGATCTTCTCGAACTTCAGCCATCCATAGTCCCAAAACCGGTTTACAGGGAGAGAGCGCATCGCCCCCGGCATCTGTCATCGAACCGGCGGAAGACGAAGAAGAGGACGAAACCTATTTTGATTATTTTTATGACGAACCGGGCAGCGTGCCAGGTACCCTCAGTATCGAGGCTGATGCGCCCCCACCCACGATCGTTTTGATTGATTATTCACCGGGTCGAGCCATGCGGCACATTCTCCAAACGCCGGAAGAGTGTATCCCCTATCTGGAGTCAGAATCTGTTTCGTGGGTGGATGTGCAGGGGTTAGGGAGTGAAGATATCCTGCGACGGTTAGGAAAGGTTTTTAATTTACACCCTCTCATGCTAGAGGACATTGTCAATGTTCCCCAGCGACCCAAGATTGAAGACTATAAGGATCAATTGCTCATCATTTCCCGCATGGTTTTGCCCAAGCAACATCCGGATGATGATTTTGCCACTGAGCAAGTGAGCTTTATTCTGGGAAAACGCTATTTATTAACAGTTCAAGAAGAAGCCAAGTATGATTCCTTTGGGCCAGTCCGAGAACGCATTCGGACTGATAAAGGTAATATCCGTCATCAAGGGCCTGATTATCTAGCTTATGCCCTGTTAGATGCGATCGTAGATGGATTTTTCCCAATCCTAGAAGACTATGGAGAGCAACTGGAAGAGTTAGAGGATGAAGTCGTCGCTAACCCGAATCGACAAACTTTAGAGAAAATTCATCTCATCAAGCGGGAGCTACTGGCGATTCGGCGAGCTATCTGGCCCCAACGAGATTCAATGAATACATTAATTCGTGATGGTAGTGCTTATTTTGATCCTGAAATTCGGATCTACCTGAT
This DNA window, taken from Trichothermofontia sichuanensis B231, encodes the following:
- the fabZ gene encoding 3-hydroxyacyl-ACP dehydratase FabZ yields the protein MSVSTRVNLSNSEVLSQHPEQGASPPSSKTTFAAAEIQTLLPHRYPFALVDRIIEYVPGKRAVGIKNVSVNEPHFQGHFPGQPVMPGVLILEAIAQVGGIIAVQMPEMGGGLFVFAGIDKARFRRPVVPGDQLIMTVELLAVKHRRFCKIYGKAEVDGQLAADGEMMFSLVAQ
- the lpxA gene encoding acyl-ACP--UDP-N-acetylglucosamine O-acyltransferase; its protein translation is MPAAIHPTAVIHPGAELHPTVRVGAYAVIGPQVKIGADTVIDSHVVIDGDTVIGDRNHIFVGAAIGLDSQDLKYTGEPSQVRIGNDNRIREYVTINRANQAGKATQIGNQNLIMAYVHIAHDCVVGDRVVIANAVSVGGHVVIESQAVIGGMVGIHQFVQIGRLAMVGAMSRIDRDVPPFVLVEGHPARVRSLNLVGLKRSGLMTEANGQPFRALKKAFRLLYRSGLSFSEALAQVELLGDYDCIQHLHHFLQFSRCEGRRGLIPGKGATLEDG
- a CDS encoding sugar transferase, which gives rise to MFESRSYPHANNGSPLTPVPWLPDIRAPQRWSCSPLQRQRWLHGLALLLSDAIALAVAWRIAAHLNQFYSPIPAQLVWWVWWGLPSLFWVFAATVLLVLAWNGLYSTTGQWKNFLRAGQLVSYVYLASLVVSYFYDPLIDPPRSLFFSAWFASVLLVVGFRLLTTLGLRQVEQSQPVAVFLIAPRERLAPLTQTLQRRAHYRVVGTALPEQVHTATTAQAILATQAQEVLAEGLPEADLASSLYWQLRRVGVNLRLLPTSLSMLHRRGEPEVLAGLPTLKVEAPLFSGLDYQLKRCIDFWGALLGLILLAPLFLGVAIAIKLTSSGPVFFRQERMGLHGKIFQMWKFRTMTVDAPQLQDQLESLNQSQDGIMFKIKHDPRVTVIGRWLRHTSIDELPQLINVLRGEMSLVGPRPLPLRDIQRFAPWHHTRHQVLPGITGLWQVSGRSDIDTFDDAVRLDLYYIDNWSLNLDLDILLETCRIILFGRGAY
- the corA gene encoding magnesium/cobalt transporter CorA, yielding MSTSKRPRLLPPWLQRSSRTSAIHSPKTGLQGESASPPASVIEPAEDEEEDETYFDYFYDEPGSVPGTLSIEADAPPPTIVLIDYSPGRAMRHILQTPEECIPYLESESVSWVDVQGLGSEDILRRLGKVFNLHPLMLEDIVNVPQRPKIEDYKDQLLIISRMVLPKQHPDDDFATEQVSFILGKRYLLTVQEEAKYDSFGPVRERIRTDKGNIRHQGPDYLAYALLDAIVDGFFPILEDYGEQLEELEDEVVANPNRQTLEKIHLIKRELLAIRRAIWPQRDSMNTLIRDGSAYFDPEIRIYLIDCYDHIVQILDILETYREIASSLMDIYLSSISNKMNEIMKILTIISTVFIPLTFIAGVYGMNFNPEKSPFNMPELNWYWGYPASLLAMFLIASALLFTFWRMRWFEDMSIVPQRKDK